In the Glycine max cultivar Williams 82 chromosome 19, Glycine_max_v4.0, whole genome shotgun sequence genome, TATTGGAAAAGGTGGGTCAATAGTTCAGAACATACGTAGTGAAACGGGGGCCCAGATTCGGATACTGAAGGATGATCATTTACCTTTGTGCGCTTTGAGCTCTGATGAACTTGTGCAGgtaaattggatgaaaattttTAGCATTACATTCAGTGAGCCttttcagtttttgtttttttggtttatgaatGTAATTGTTTATCAGGGTAAATGAATTGCTTTACggctgatttgttttttattatccaAATAGTGTAAATGCAGTAGTTGTGCTTGAATTTTTTACATGAATATTCTTATGGGTACTGTTGAGTCTGGTTGGAAATTGTTATTAGTATTTGCTTAATAATGTGTTTTCTAATGGTTTTGAAACTCTAGATTACTGGGGATGCTTCAGTTGTGAAAAAGGCTCTGTGTCAAATTGCATCTCGACTTCATGACAATCCTTCACGATCTCAGCATCTTCTTACTTCTGCTGTTCCTGGTGTATATCCTGCCGGTGGTTCACTCATTGGTCCAGGTGCTGGAGCTCCAATTGTGGGGATAGCTCCTCTTGTTGGTGCTTATGGGGGATATAAAGGTGACACTGGTGACTGGCCGCCGCGGTCCATGTACTCAGCTCCAAGGGATGAGGCATCTACAAAGGAATTTTCAGTTCGATTGGTTTGTCCAACAGGAAACATTGGAGGTGTGATAGGAAAAGGTGGTATGATAATCAATCAAATTAGGCAGGAGTCCGGGGCAACAATCAAAGTTGATAGTTCAACAACAGAAGGAGATGAATGCTTGATAGCCATTTCGACCAAAGAGGTGAAATTTTGATCACCTTTTCTTTGatttccaaatttaattttatggtaTGATTTGTGCTATATTTGTAACATTTTGCTAAATTATGCTTGTAAGTAGTAACCATTTCAACAACAGAGAAGTACTGATCACCCAGTAGGCTATTTTTCCACTTTGTCCTATAAATGTGTCTTTGTGCTGTGCATTTTGTGATATTTATAAATTGTGCTAATGCAGTTCTTTGAAGAGACTTTCTCTCCAACAATAGAAGCAGCTGTGCGTTTGCAACCTCGATGCAGTGAGAAGGTTGAAAGAGATTCAGGAATCATCTCTTTCACTACCCGTCTGCTGGTACCAACCTCACGTATTGGTTGCCTTATTGGTAAAGGGGGGTCTATCATAACTGAGATGAGGAGGCTTACAAAAGCTAACATTCGCATTATTTCGAAGGAAAATCTTCCTAAGATTGCATCTGAAGATGATGAAATGGTGCAGGTAAGGGTACTTTCATACTTTGTTCTAGTAATGTTGTCTTTGATAAAAGTCCTAACATTCTGTCCTACAACATTGGCTCCCCAACCCCCTCATTAGATTTCAGGAGACCTTGATATTGCCAAGGATGCTCTAGTGCATGTACTTACGCGGTTGAGAGCAAATCTT is a window encoding:
- the LOC100804157 gene encoding KH domain-containing protein HEN4 isoform X1: MGGQRSGYGKRPHSQSDHDNGPNKRRNHGDDREQFVIDLEDTVYRYVCPGRKIGSVIGRGGEIVKQLRVETKAKIRIGETVPGCEERVVTIYSPSDETNAVEGGGNYVSPAQDALFKVHDRVVAEDFHGDQDDDGGQQVTAKLLVPSDQIGCVIGKGGSIVQNIRSETGAQIRILKDDHLPLCALSSDELVQITGDASVVKKALCQIASRLHDNPSRSQHLLTSAVPGVYPAGGSLIGPGAGAPIVGIAPLVGAYGGYKGDTGDWPPRSMYSAPRDEASTKEFSVRLVCPTGNIGGVIGKGGMIINQIRQESGATIKVDSSTTEGDECLIAISTKEFFEETFSPTIEAAVRLQPRCSEKVERDSGIISFTTRLLVPTSRIGCLIGKGGSIITEMRRLTKANIRIISKENLPKIASEDDEMVQISGDLDIAKDALVHVLTRLRANLFDREGALSSFLPVLPYLPVSADGSDGLNYDGRDGKRHGRGHSYSSGYGGSSDLAAGDIYGSYGGSQLGSNSAYGAYGSYSLGRSSTAGLSSQSGASRRRNHAY
- the LOC100804157 gene encoding KH domain-containing protein HEN4 isoform X2 produces the protein MGGQRSGYGKRPHSQSDHDNGPNKRRNHGDDREQFVIDLEDTVYRYVCPGRKIGSVIGRGGEIVKQLRVETKAKIRIGETVPGCEERVVTIYSPSDETNAVEGGGNYVSPAQDALFKVHDRVVAEDFHGDQDDDGGQQVTAKLLVPSDQIGCVIGKGGSIVQNIRSETGAQIRILKDDHLPLCALSSDELVQITGDASVVKKALCQIASRLHDNPSRSQHLLTSAVPGVYPAGGSLIGPGAGAPIVGIAPLVGAYGGYKGDTGDWPPRSMYSAPRDEASTKEFSVRLVCPTGNIGGVIGKGGMIINQIRQESGATIKVDSSTTEGDECLIAISTKEFFEETFSPTIEAAVRLQPRCSEKVERDSGIISFTTRLLVPTSRIGCLIGKGGSIITEMRRLTKANIRIISKENLPKIASEDDEMVQISGDLDIAKDALVHVLTRLRANLFDREGALSSFLPVLPYLPVSADGSDGLNYDGRDGKRHGRGHSYSSGYGGSSDLAAGDIYGSYGGSQLGSNSAYGAYGSYSLGRSSTAG